The Saprospiraceae bacterium genome includes a window with the following:
- a CDS encoding RluA family pseudouridine synthase: MPSIKSTDLEPSDELYVHQQIICDPKQAQLRIDKFLLDRLEKVSRNRIQNAIKIGCILVNQKEIKPNYKVKPGDEISLVLPSNPDEETPLLPEYIPLDIFYEDEHLMVINKPAGLVVHPGTGNTTGTLVNGLLYHFQHSDLPLLKGNKEDRPGLVHRIDKDTSGLILIAKTDFAMTHLAKQFFDHTVEREYIALVWGDITADNDTIVGYIGRHEKDRLQMAVHQDENKGKHAVTHYQVVERLYYVTLVKCHLETGRTHQIRVHMKHIGHTLFSDSRYGGDQILKGTIFNKYKQFVDNCLEIMPRQALHARCIGFVHPVTEEKLYFECDLPDDFQGVLSKWRNYVNTRKEILGDE; the protein is encoded by the coding sequence ATGCCATCCATAAAAAGTACAGACCTCGAGCCATCTGATGAGCTTTATGTCCACCAACAAATCATCTGTGATCCCAAACAGGCTCAGCTGAGGATCGATAAATTCCTTTTGGATCGTCTTGAAAAAGTATCCAGAAACCGAATCCAGAATGCCATAAAGATAGGGTGTATCCTGGTAAATCAGAAAGAGATCAAACCCAACTATAAGGTAAAACCAGGTGATGAAATATCACTGGTACTTCCATCCAACCCTGATGAAGAAACACCTTTACTACCCGAATATATCCCGCTTGACATCTTCTATGAAGACGAACATCTTATGGTCATCAATAAACCTGCAGGTCTGGTAGTACATCCTGGTACCGGCAACACAACCGGAACACTTGTGAATGGACTTCTATATCATTTTCAGCATTCTGATTTACCTCTACTCAAGGGCAACAAAGAAGACAGACCCGGATTGGTGCACCGCATCGATAAGGATACCTCGGGCCTCATCCTGATTGCCAAAACCGACTTTGCCATGACACATCTTGCCAAACAGTTTTTTGATCATACTGTCGAAAGAGAATATATAGCCTTGGTGTGGGGAGATATCACTGCTGATAATGATACAATCGTGGGTTATATAGGAAGACATGAAAAAGACAGGTTGCAGATGGCTGTGCATCAGGATGAAAACAAAGGCAAACATGCGGTCACTCACTACCAGGTTGTAGAGAGGCTATACTATGTCACACTTGTAAAATGTCATCTTGAAACAGGTCGTACACATCAGATCCGGGTGCACATGAAACACATAGGGCATACATTATTCAGTGACTCCAGATATGGCGGAGACCAGATCCTGAAAGGTACTATTTTTAACAAATACAAACAGTTTGTGGACAATTGTTTGGAAATCATGCCACGTCAGGCACTTCATGCCAGATGTATAGGTTTTGTACATCCGGTCACCGAAGAAAAGCTGTATTTTGAATGCGACTTACCTGATGACTTTCAGGGTGTACTCTCAAAGTGGAGAAATTATGTCAATACTAGAAAGGAAATCCTGGGTGATGAATAA
- a CDS encoding gliding motility-associated C-terminal domain-containing protein, which translates to MGWPEFPPPRPLPDGEGFVGFRDGRVGGNGGSPDRNWKEYAGACLLKPLEKDKKYLFDFYIGFVNDLYSPPINVTLFGTTDCKNLPFGVGNQGLGCPTNGPGWVRLGSTYVSGGNQNIWIRTTISTTPKEDLVAIAIGPDCPEVQSPVNTYYYFDNLVLADFESFEFKINEVQHPCSNNFLLEVPSRPSLSYQWYKNGIALLGETNPKLSKIYGEGPYQVRILDGISCKLTTVYEHSIPTFQNSVVKTICNDDSYKFGNRVLTEGGIYTHQFKSKNNCDSTVQLELKVLGEISDTAHAKIFEGTTYQLGSQKFRNKGEYIVHFESAIGCDSIVLLHLDYYKFYFPNIFSPNGDGQNDIFTYHSNEESIEDVIISIYDRWGQKIYSGDAWDGKNKFGMASTGVYAYIANIKMKDGNQKLCSGSVTLLL; encoded by the coding sequence ATGGGATGGCCGGAATTCCCACCACCACGGCCATTACCTGATGGTGAGGGATTTGTTGGTTTCAGAGATGGAAGGGTAGGAGGTAATGGGGGCAGCCCAGATCGCAACTGGAAGGAATATGCGGGTGCGTGTCTACTCAAGCCACTTGAGAAAGATAAAAAGTACCTGTTTGATTTTTATATAGGTTTTGTCAATGATTTGTATTCTCCTCCCATTAATGTCACATTATTTGGCACTACCGATTGTAAAAATCTGCCATTTGGGGTAGGAAATCAGGGTCTTGGATGCCCGACCAATGGCCCGGGTTGGGTGAGATTGGGCTCCACTTATGTAAGCGGAGGTAACCAAAATATCTGGATAAGAACAACTATTTCCACTACACCAAAAGAAGACCTAGTAGCCATAGCTATAGGGCCTGATTGCCCTGAAGTACAGAGTCCGGTCAATACTTATTACTATTTTGACAATTTGGTTCTGGCTGATTTCGAATCCTTTGAATTTAAGATCAATGAGGTGCAACATCCATGCTCAAATAATTTTTTACTTGAAGTGCCATCAAGGCCTTCATTGAGCTACCAATGGTATAAGAACGGTATTGCACTGTTGGGTGAAACCAATCCGAAACTATCAAAGATATATGGAGAAGGTCCTTATCAGGTCAGGATTCTGGATGGTATTTCCTGCAAACTAACAACTGTATATGAACACAGTATTCCCACATTTCAGAATAGTGTCGTCAAAACTATATGCAATGATGACAGCTACAAGTTTGGCAATAGGGTGCTAACTGAAGGAGGAATTTATACCCATCAATTCAAGTCAAAAAATAATTGCGACAGTACAGTTCAGTTGGAATTAAAAGTTTTGGGTGAAATTTCTGATACGGCCCATGCCAAAATATTTGAAGGAACCACCTACCAATTGGGAAGCCAAAAATTCAGGAATAAAGGAGAATATATTGTACATTTTGAGTCTGCCATAGGTTGCGATAGTATCGTATTGCTTCATCTTGATTATTATAAATTTTATTTTCCAAACATTTTTTCGCCGAATGGTGATGGACAAAATGATATATTTACCTATCACAGCAATGAAGAATCTATCGAAGATGTTATCATCAGCATTTATGACAGATGGGGACAAAAAATTTATTCAGGTGATGCCTGGGATGGGAAAAATAAATTTGGAATGGCTTCAACCGGAGTATATGCATATATCGCCAATATCAAAATGAAGGATGGTAATCAAAAGTTGTGCTCCGGATCTGTTACTCTATTATTATGA
- a CDS encoding DUF5009 domain-containing protein: MNNTASFSSRIISIDIMRGLTLFLMLFVNDLYMPAVPQWLGHTEAQTDGMGLADWVFPGFLFMVGMAIPFAYIIRKHHGDTDTTYFKHVVVRSMSLILIGVLMVNIGRLNPAMTGMPKYLWALCIYLCIFLIWNDYRLVPEIISKYTPILKSMGWIGLATCVFLFKAGTPASPEWLIPSWWGILGLIGWSYLVGSLVYLWIKDKIWASLLIWMAFVVLNGADLSGYTAFLDKLKPLFGVILGGNTPSIVLAGLFSGILLDKYRSKPVYLFITYSVIGVLCIIAGFVLRNWFIISKIIATPSWAMICNGISFILFGMLFFYIDYRGYKNRFSIFRSAGENSLTTYLVPDMIYYIIWSIGFPMLIYKNSTIPLVVILGSLLWAFMMIKWSSWLAKKGIKLKL; encoded by the coding sequence ATGAATAACACAGCATCATTTTCTTCCCGAATAATATCCATCGACATCATGAGAGGATTGACCCTTTTTTTGATGCTGTTTGTCAATGATTTGTATATGCCGGCTGTACCCCAATGGTTAGGACATACTGAAGCGCAAACTGATGGTATGGGACTTGCAGATTGGGTATTTCCGGGATTTTTATTTATGGTTGGGATGGCTATTCCTTTTGCGTATATAATCAGAAAACATCATGGAGATACGGATACTACGTATTTCAAACATGTTGTGGTCAGATCCATGAGTCTGATCCTGATTGGTGTATTGATGGTCAACATAGGACGGTTAAATCCTGCTATGACCGGTATGCCAAAATATTTGTGGGCGTTATGTATTTATTTGTGTATCTTTCTGATCTGGAATGATTACAGATTAGTACCTGAAATAATCAGCAAGTACACACCCATACTAAAATCCATGGGATGGATCGGTTTAGCTACCTGCGTGTTTTTATTTAAAGCAGGGACACCAGCATCACCCGAGTGGCTTATACCCAGCTGGTGGGGCATTCTGGGATTGATCGGCTGGAGTTATCTTGTTGGATCTCTGGTATATTTATGGATCAAAGACAAGATTTGGGCATCGCTTCTGATCTGGATGGCATTTGTGGTGCTCAATGGCGCAGATTTGTCTGGTTATACGGCCTTTTTGGATAAGCTGAAACCCCTTTTTGGCGTCATTCTGGGTGGTAATACTCCTTCTATCGTGCTGGCAGGTCTATTTTCAGGCATATTACTGGATAAATACAGATCGAAGCCGGTTTATTTATTCATCACTTATTCAGTTATTGGAGTGCTGTGTATTATTGCAGGGTTTGTCCTACGAAACTGGTTTATCATTTCTAAAATCATTGCCACTCCCAGCTGGGCTATGATATGCAATGGTATAAGCTTTATTTTGTTTGGGATGTTATTCTTCTACATTGACTACCGAGGTTACAAAAACAGGTTCTCTATTTTCAGATCAGCCGGGGAAAACTCCCTTACAACCTATCTTGTTCCCGATATGATCTACTATATCATTTGGAGTATAGGTTTTCCGATGCTCATTTACAAAAATTCGACTATTCCACTGGTTGTCATTTTGGGGTCACTTTTATGGGCATTCATGATGATCAAGTGGTCTTCATGGTTGGCTAAAAAAGGAATAAAATTAAAACTATAA
- a CDS encoding SDR family NAD(P)-dependent oxidoreductase has product MKTILITGVSTGIGYDAFASLHALGYHVIGTVRKREDAEMLRAKFKENATILEFDVRDIDKCRSAIGSVYPMLAENGLFCLINNAGVAMPGPLQHLSEDDFETQLDVNVKSVRRITNLLLSYLGVDKRFQPGRIINISSVSGLFNAPFNGAYCISKHALESMTDIYRRELAMFGIKVVAIEPGPIKTAIWEKSLGSLDKYKDTEYGEILSAADKMIANAEKSALPVGDITQLIIKILESKDPATRYLVHRKKLMFKLLSQYLPDKMVDRLVAKTMASGDNYRPV; this is encoded by the coding sequence ATGAAAACAATATTGATCACAGGCGTTTCTACGGGAATAGGATATGATGCATTTGCCAGCTTGCATGCTTTGGGGTATCATGTCATAGGGACAGTGCGCAAGCGGGAAGATGCGGAGATGCTCAGGGCTAAATTTAAGGAAAACGCCACCATTCTTGAATTTGATGTCAGGGACATAGACAAGTGCAGGAGTGCTATCGGGTCAGTATATCCTATGCTCGCGGAAAATGGCCTCTTTTGCCTCATCAATAATGCAGGAGTAGCTATGCCCGGGCCACTTCAACACCTTTCAGAAGATGATTTTGAAACACAGCTGGATGTCAATGTCAAGTCCGTGCGTAGAATCACCAACCTGTTATTGTCATATTTGGGAGTGGATAAAAGATTTCAGCCTGGCAGAATTATCAATATCAGTTCTGTTTCCGGGCTATTCAATGCGCCGTTCAACGGAGCTTATTGTATATCAAAACATGCGTTGGAGAGTATGACAGATATATACAGGCGTGAGCTGGCTATGTTTGGTATCAAGGTGGTAGCCATCGAGCCTGGTCCGATTAAAACCGCCATATGGGAAAAAAGCCTGGGTTCGCTCGATAAGTATAAAGATACCGAGTATGGCGAGATACTATCTGCAGCTGACAAAATGATTGCCAATGCTGAAAAGTCTGCATTGCCTGTGGGAGATATCACACAACTGATTATAAAAATTTTAGAGTCTAAAGATCCTGCCACAAGGTATCTTGTACATCGCAAAAAGTTGATGTTCAAATTGCTTTCACAATATCTTCCGGATAAGATGGTAGATAGACTTGTTGCAAAAACGATGGCTTCTGGTGATAACTACAGGCCAGTGTAG
- a CDS encoding M24 family metallopeptidase has translation MRQFIILILTISFATAGMSQKTSFKIMTQEQRSIWVDSMLEYRIENMLPDLMRRSGIDMWIIISREYNEDPVMKTMLPSSWLSARRRTIMVFYDPGPGKKLEKIAIARYDVGRLLKGEWNLDVYPDQWEALVNVVKKYNPDKIGINTSEHFGHADGLVATEKEHLLEALPQEYHSKIISAENLAIGWLETRSSMELEFYKELCALSRSIIMRGFDPKFIKTGKTTTDDIVWRLRQLVTDMGLDAWFHPTVSVQREDKTNFDHLRSFSGRPKGQVIQYGDLLHVDFGITYNRLNTDQQQHFYVLKPGEKDIPQSIQKAFATANRLQDILTDQFAVSRSGNDILAKTLQRAKDEGITASVYTHPIGFHGHAAGPTIGMWDQQGGVKGPGDYVVYPHTAYSIELNAASEIPEWGKVIRIMLEEDGYYDGQKFEYLAGRQLKVYPLRLK, from the coding sequence ATGCGCCAATTTATAATTTTGATTTTAACCATATCGTTTGCTACAGCAGGCATGTCGCAGAAGACATCATTTAAGATCATGACTCAGGAACAAAGATCTATATGGGTAGATAGTATGCTGGAATACAGAATAGAAAATATGTTGCCCGATCTCATGAGACGCAGTGGGATAGATATGTGGATCATCATATCCCGGGAGTACAATGAAGATCCTGTCATGAAGACGATGTTGCCTTCATCGTGGTTGTCAGCCAGGAGGCGTACGATCATGGTGTTTTATGATCCCGGGCCAGGTAAAAAATTAGAAAAAATTGCCATTGCAAGATATGACGTAGGCCGATTGCTCAAAGGTGAGTGGAACCTTGATGTCTATCCCGATCAGTGGGAAGCTCTTGTCAATGTGGTCAAAAAATACAATCCTGATAAAATAGGCATCAATACATCCGAGCATTTTGGTCACGCTGATGGACTCGTTGCTACCGAAAAAGAGCATCTGCTTGAAGCATTGCCGCAAGAATATCACTCAAAGATAATATCTGCAGAAAATCTTGCCATAGGCTGGCTGGAGACACGCAGCAGCATGGAACTAGAATTTTATAAAGAACTGTGTGCTCTGTCCCGAAGTATCATCATGCGTGGTTTTGACCCAAAATTTATCAAAACCGGAAAAACCACCACCGATGACATTGTATGGCGACTCCGCCAGTTAGTCACTGACATGGGTCTCGATGCGTGGTTTCACCCTACAGTATCAGTGCAGAGAGAAGACAAAACCAACTTTGATCATCTCCGCAGTTTTTCAGGAAGACCCAAAGGTCAGGTGATACAGTACGGTGATCTGTTGCATGTGGATTTTGGGATCACTTACAACAGGCTCAACACCGACCAGCAACAGCACTTTTATGTACTCAAACCTGGTGAAAAAGACATCCCACAAAGCATACAGAAAGCCTTTGCAACGGCCAACAGACTTCAGGACATCCTTACTGACCAGTTTGCCGTATCCCGATCCGGCAATGACATACTTGCAAAGACACTGCAGCGAGCTAAGGATGAAGGCATCACAGCATCTGTGTACACGCATCCTATAGGATTTCATGGTCATGCTGCGGGACCAACTATCGGTATGTGGGACCAACAAGGTGGTGTCAAAGGTCCGGGGGACTATGTCGTATATCCACATACCGCCTACTCCATAGAGCTCAATGCCGCATCAGAGATACCCGAGTGGGGCAAGGTCATCCGCATCATGCTGGAAGAAGACGGATATTATGACGGACAAAAGTTTGAGTATCTGGCGGGAAGGCAGCTCAAGGTATATCCGCTTCGGTTGAAATAA
- a CDS encoding T9SS type A sorting domain-containing protein, which produces MRKLFTFFLFVLINSSIFSATFRTYIGYTVSGNTYFLHVDSDPVSGEYGLIGQLRYTPSGGGGDQTTGWSLQGSPTPNNTTQRYIISVTIPPGATNLHYEIANRNQSGNDYGWTGFQVLSGPLPIIISNFSINGNNSKANLFWSTASETNNDYFEVLHSSTGKDWQMLGMVKGAGNSNTTQEYSFVHNTPAKGKSFYRLRQVDYDGKYEYSPIRSVVSQSVRKEISLAPNPASDLVSIIHDGSSTTFDISIRDITGRTITEYKNYSAETLDISLLSSGLYTITITSDGETTTQRLIKE; this is translated from the coding sequence ATGAGAAAGTTATTTACATTTTTTTTATTTGTGCTTATAAACTCTAGTATATTTAGTGCAACTTTTAGAACTTATATCGGCTACACGGTTAGTGGAAACACTTATTTTTTGCATGTTGATAGTGATCCTGTTTCTGGAGAGTATGGATTAATTGGACAATTAAGATACACTCCATCAGGTGGCGGTGGTGACCAAACAACAGGTTGGTCACTTCAGGGAAGTCCGACGCCCAATAATACAACTCAACGATATATTATATCTGTCACAATACCGCCTGGTGCAACAAATCTTCATTATGAAATCGCAAATCGAAATCAATCTGGCAATGATTACGGATGGACAGGATTTCAAGTCCTAAGCGGGCCATTACCAATAATAATTTCAAACTTTTCAATAAATGGAAATAACAGCAAAGCAAATTTATTCTGGTCCACCGCCTCCGAAACCAACAACGACTATTTCGAAGTGCTGCATAGCTCTACAGGCAAAGACTGGCAGATGTTGGGCATGGTCAAAGGTGCCGGCAACAGCAATACTACGCAGGAATACAGTTTTGTGCACAATACTCCAGCCAAAGGAAAATCTTTCTACAGACTAAGACAGGTGGACTATGACGGTAAGTATGAGTACTCTCCTATCCGATCAGTTGTAAGCCAGAGCGTCAGAAAAGAAATCAGCTTGGCACCCAATCCTGCTTCAGATCTCGTCTCCATCATTCATGATGGCAGCAGCACAACCTTTGACATCAGTATCAGAGACATCACCGGAAGGACGATCACTGAATATAAAAACTATAGCGCTGAGACTTTGGACATTTCTCTGTTGTCATCTGGATTATATACTATCACTATCACATCTGACGGAGAGACAACCACACAAAGATTGATCAAGGAGTAA
- a CDS encoding peptidoglycan-binding protein, which yields MKNPILVFVSICMTVFCHAQSSRSARCTADLKMDPVIQTVEKTHYIFTGSDTTGLNVKISKIVVSEGRRELVKRKIKDCDKPNPEDCMTQVIQEIPPITMNLYTLPSPDNTQEYDIRKEKVNVTVKEASTVTEGIVCPRNRTPKLITLLQQALIKQGYPLSANGQYDQATQLSVTDYQKSKGLPYGDLTLGVLALLDVR from the coding sequence ATGAAAAACCCAATTTTAGTATTTGTAAGTATTTGTATGACAGTATTTTGTCACGCGCAGTCATCAAGAAGTGCCAGATGTACTGCTGATTTGAAAATGGACCCGGTCATACAGACAGTTGAGAAAACTCATTATATTTTTACAGGGTCAGATACTACTGGTCTGAATGTAAAGATTAGCAAAATTGTAGTTTCTGAAGGAAGAAGAGAACTGGTAAAAAGAAAGATCAAAGATTGTGATAAACCTAATCCTGAAGATTGTATGACTCAGGTCATCCAGGAAATTCCACCCATCACAATGAATCTCTATACTTTACCAAGCCCTGACAATACTCAGGAATATGATATAAGAAAAGAAAAAGTCAATGTAACTGTCAAAGAAGCATCAACAGTAACTGAAGGGATAGTTTGCCCTCGTAACCGTACACCAAAACTCATCACTTTGCTTCAGCAAGCGTTGATCAAACAAGGATATCCGCTTTCAGCCAATGGGCAGTATGATCAGGCTACCCAACTTTCAGTCACTGACTACCAAAAATCAAAAGGACTTCCATACGGTGATTTGACATTGGGTGTTTTGGCGCTGCTTGATGTGAGATAA
- a CDS encoding DUF4403 family protein has product MKHIQIFLFVFLFILSILSCATKKEVVYVPVKSPDIVKNFYTDIVINYKLDKTGITDTFNNAITDIFKSNFDIPEYDVKMTLSKPKSAAVEIEGKSILVMVPVTVNVEKKTFLTDLKAKGSLEMSFVTDLDLDSMWNMKTKTSLSFHRWIEKPKLSVAGLNIPIENISDIILKKSKQKIEESIDQSVNDNFSVRQKMKENMAMFDQPMLMDSAAWLNIKPEMIHLNKVRNGRVTSSGKIGIKGYSTFSTYKPKANLVSQNLPKLFWSEEIPDSSVFRIVSNIRMADINPVIKANLDGKTFTTGDKSITLSNIITNCDYEFLRVVTDISGSANGTLIIKGKPKYDAIANSFYMENVDIQFKTKNVIHKAAAWIAEGKIRHELESKMKFNINDALKDVQKNIDDQLKEFNKTYDMEMKIGIGGADVESFQLKPGEIETLMKTKFYLEIRIKDFRSFGKF; this is encoded by the coding sequence ATGAAACACATCCAAATATTTCTGTTTGTTTTTCTTTTTATTTTGTCCATCTTGTCATGTGCCACAAAAAAAGAAGTGGTTTATGTGCCGGTAAAATCACCGGACATTGTCAAAAATTTTTATACCGATATCGTCATCAACTACAAATTAGATAAAACCGGCATTACTGATACTTTCAACAATGCCATTACTGACATTTTTAAAAGTAATTTTGATATACCGGAGTATGATGTAAAAATGACGCTAAGTAAACCAAAGTCTGCTGCTGTGGAGATAGAAGGAAAAAGTATTTTGGTGATGGTACCTGTGACAGTAAATGTGGAGAAAAAAACATTTCTCACCGATCTTAAAGCAAAAGGTAGTCTTGAGATGAGTTTTGTAACAGATCTTGATCTTGATAGTATGTGGAATATGAAAACAAAAACAAGTCTTTCATTTCACAGATGGATAGAAAAACCAAAACTTTCAGTGGCAGGCCTCAACATACCTATCGAAAATATCTCTGATATCATACTGAAGAAAAGTAAACAAAAAATCGAAGAAAGTATAGACCAATCTGTGAATGACAACTTTTCAGTGCGTCAAAAAATGAAAGAAAATATGGCCATGTTTGATCAGCCCATGCTGATGGATTCAGCTGCATGGCTCAATATCAAACCTGAAATGATACATCTCAATAAAGTACGCAATGGCAGAGTGACTTCATCCGGCAAGATTGGCATCAAAGGGTATTCTACTTTTTCAACCTATAAGCCAAAAGCCAATCTGGTAAGTCAAAATCTTCCAAAACTGTTTTGGTCAGAAGAAATCCCGGATAGCTCCGTCTTCAGGATTGTGAGCAACATCCGCATGGCAGATATCAACCCTGTCATAAAAGCCAATCTGGATGGAAAGACATTTACCACAGGAGATAAATCCATCACGCTCAGCAATATCATCACCAATTGCGACTATGAATTCCTTAGGGTGGTGACAGATATCTCAGGTTCTGCCAATGGTACACTCATCATCAAAGGCAAACCCAAATATGATGCTATTGCCAATAGCTTTTATATGGAGAATGTAGATATACAATTCAAAACCAAAAATGTCATCCATAAAGCGGCTGCCTGGATAGCAGAAGGCAAAATCCGCCACGAACTGGAAAGCAAAATGAAGTTTAATATCAATGATGCACTTAAAGATGTACAAAAAAACATAGATGACCAGTTGAAGGAGTTTAATAAAACATACGATATGGAAATGAAGATAGGTATTGGTGGTGCTGATGTAGAAAGTTTCCAGCTGAAGCCCGGAGAGATAGAAACATTGATGAAAACAAAATTCTACCTAGAAATCAGAATCAAGGATTTCAGGTCATTTGGGAAGTTTTGA
- a CDS encoding tyrosine-type recombinase/integrase: MIPVHNHLKAYEERLILLNSPVKSRISYLTILRKYLQYCNAQHIEDAFTDPAVKQYLLYRYSQKMDWKTINMDYSSIKKYFVEVLQKAWNTPMFPRPKVNKELPNVISKEEVQKLISHVRNLKYKALFIFLYATGMRISEALSVKVKDIDSDRLQIKIDKGKGHKDRYVDVPMELIEILRQYYKIYRPTDRLFYGETTQDVLPERNIQHAMKRAKEKAGIIHDVSPHTLRHCYATHHMEHGTNIVYIQKMLGHTNLKTTSIYLHLCVNFQSQSIIHPITTIQISLMGHSQT; the protein is encoded by the coding sequence ATGATACCTGTACACAACCACCTGAAGGCTTATGAGGAGCGACTGATATTGCTCAATTCACCAGTTAAAAGCCGGATTTCTTACCTGACAATATTGAGGAAGTATCTCCAATATTGTAACGCTCAACACATTGAAGATGCATTTACAGATCCTGCTGTAAAACAATATCTTTTATATAGATACAGTCAAAAAATGGATTGGAAAACCATCAATATGGATTACTCATCCATTAAAAAATACTTTGTTGAAGTACTTCAAAAAGCGTGGAATACCCCGATGTTCCCACGACCCAAAGTAAATAAAGAACTGCCCAATGTCATATCAAAAGAAGAAGTACAAAAGCTCATTTCGCACGTACGCAATCTTAAATACAAAGCCTTATTCATCTTCCTATACGCTACGGGGATGCGCATAAGTGAGGCCTTGTCGGTCAAGGTAAAAGACATTGATTCTGATAGACTACAGATCAAGATAGATAAAGGCAAGGGTCACAAAGACAGATATGTAGATGTACCGATGGAATTGATAGAAATATTAAGACAATATTACAAAATCTACAGACCTACAGACAGACTTTTTTATGGGGAGACAACACAAGATGTACTGCCCGAACGCAACATACAGCATGCCATGAAACGAGCTAAAGAGAAAGCAGGCATCATCCATGATGTGAGCCCACATACATTGCGTCATTGCTACGCTACCCATCATATGGAACATGGAACGAATATTGTATATATACAGAAGATGTTAGGTCACACCAATCTAAAAACGACCTCGATATACCTTCATTTATGTGTAAACTTTCAGAGTCAAAGCATAATCCATCCGATTACAACGATCCAAATCAGTCTGATGGGCCATTCACAGACATAG